A genomic stretch from Photobacterium atrarenae includes:
- the mukB gene encoding chromosome partition protein MukB, with the protein MMERGKYQSLTMVNWNGFFARTFDIDNLVTTLSGGNGAGKSTTMAAFITSLIPDQSLLHFRNTTEAGSSNASRDKGLHGKLKPGACYAALDVVNSKNQRIMFAVKLQQVAGRDKKVDIKPFIIQGLPSQVKPTEVLVETLSENQARVRQINEVKDVVTEMEGVQFKAFNSVTDYHAQMFEFGVLPKKLRNSSDRSKFYRLIEASLYGGISSAITRSLRDYLLPQNTGVKKAFQDMEAALRENRMTLEAIKLTQNDRDLFKHLITEATNYVAADYMRHANERRKKLEMTLSLRGELTGSRQQLEDQQRALTNMTGELDELTELEGALEQDHQAASDHLQLVQTAVRQQEKIERYREDLEALTERLEEQVVVVEEAAEQLAMAEEQALLSEEEVDSLKTQLADYQQALDMQQTRALQYQQAVQALEKARELANDHQLLPDQAVPYLAQLKKEQDTQTTALLALKHKLDMSSAAARQFEKGLAIVTTIAGTVERSGAADKARELIAHARQLRGIADRGEQLKSQYRDLERSMRSQRQALEMAEQYAKRFAMTIDGELALAEEQARHEATLESLEQQQADLVEQRSELRRQEQQLGTQISTLEAAAPAWIAASESLDKLAEQSGQELHDSQSVMAAMQQTLDKEREASTARDQLAARKVQLELDIERLAQPGGSDDSRLRALADTLGGCLLSEIYDDITIDDAPYFSAMYGPARHAIVVPDLKGIKEKLVDLDDCPDDLYIIEGDADSFDDSGFDVDELDQAVCVHLNDRQLRYSRFPKVPLFGRAAREQRLEQLRDEREQVVEEHAKAAFDAQKLQRLYQSFNSFVATHMGVVFNADPEAALKIARDQRSQIQRQLSETAAQEQQQRSQLAAAREGLALLGKLSPLVSLLEDDTLAARFEEVEQQLSQLDEACSYLDRHGKAIAELEGLVSALDADPEQFDAMQADYEQADRQLQALKTKIFTVADLVERRHHFSYADSVELLNKSSELNEQLKAKLVAAERERNRNREALKQSRAQTNQYNQLLASLKSSHQAKLETVQEFERELQELGVRADVEAEERARLRRDELSERLHSSRSRRSQLEKAITSVELEMKGLVKRLRKVGKEYQEIRKLVVAAKAGWCAVLRLARESDVERRLHRREMAYMSADELRSLSDKSLGALRLAVADNDDLRDALRASEDVSRPERKVLFYIAVYQHLRERIRHDIIRTDDPVEAIEEMEVELARLSDELSAREQRLAISSDSVANIIRKTIQREQNRIRMLNQGLQNIGFGQVKGVRLNVKVRDTHESLLSGLAEQQEQHQDLFGNQRLSFSEAMAKLFQRLNPHIDMGQRSPQVMGEELLDYRNYLELSIEVNRGTDGWLQAESGALSTGEAIGTGQAILLMVVQSWEEESRRLRGKDIIPCRLLFLDEAARLDAKSIATLFELCERLDMQLLIAAPENISPEKGTTYKLVRKIFKDREHVHVVGLRGFGQEPKVTASLQEALTLAPEPA; encoded by the coding sequence CTGATGGAACGCGGTAAGTATCAATCGCTGACAATGGTCAACTGGAACGGCTTTTTTGCCCGGACCTTTGACATTGATAACCTGGTCACCACGCTGTCGGGCGGCAACGGCGCCGGGAAATCAACCACCATGGCGGCCTTCATTACCTCGCTGATCCCGGATCAGAGCCTGCTGCATTTCCGCAATACCACGGAAGCGGGCAGCTCCAACGCCTCTCGCGATAAAGGTCTGCACGGTAAACTCAAGCCGGGTGCCTGTTACGCCGCGCTGGATGTGGTGAACTCGAAAAACCAGCGTATTATGTTTGCGGTCAAGCTGCAGCAGGTCGCGGGCCGGGACAAAAAAGTCGATATCAAGCCGTTTATCATCCAAGGCTTGCCGTCGCAGGTGAAACCGACGGAAGTCCTGGTGGAAACCCTGTCTGAAAATCAGGCCCGGGTGCGCCAGATCAACGAAGTCAAAGATGTCGTCACTGAGATGGAAGGGGTGCAGTTTAAAGCCTTTAATTCCGTCACCGATTATCATGCGCAGATGTTTGAATTCGGCGTGCTGCCGAAGAAGCTGCGTAACAGCAGCGATCGCTCCAAATTCTACCGCCTGATCGAAGCCTCGCTGTACGGTGGGATCTCGAGCGCCATTACCCGCTCGCTGCGAGACTACCTGCTGCCGCAAAACACCGGGGTGAAAAAGGCTTTCCAGGATATGGAAGCGGCGCTGCGCGAAAACCGCATGACGCTGGAAGCGATCAAGCTGACTCAGAACGATCGGGATCTGTTTAAACATCTGATCACCGAGGCAACGAACTATGTTGCCGCCGACTATATGCGCCACGCCAATGAGCGGCGCAAAAAGCTGGAAATGACCCTGAGCCTGCGCGGCGAGCTGACCGGCTCGCGCCAGCAGCTTGAGGATCAGCAGCGCGCACTGACAAACATGACCGGTGAGCTTGATGAGCTGACCGAGCTGGAAGGGGCGCTGGAGCAGGATCATCAGGCGGCGTCGGATCACCTGCAACTGGTGCAGACGGCGGTTCGCCAGCAAGAGAAAATCGAGCGCTATCGTGAAGATCTCGAAGCGCTGACCGAGCGCCTGGAAGAGCAGGTGGTGGTGGTTGAAGAAGCCGCCGAGCAGCTGGCGATGGCCGAAGAGCAGGCGCTGCTGTCTGAAGAAGAAGTCGACAGCCTGAAAACTCAGCTCGCTGATTACCAGCAGGCGCTGGATATGCAGCAGACCCGTGCCCTGCAATACCAGCAGGCGGTACAGGCGCTGGAAAAAGCGCGTGAACTGGCCAATGACCATCAGCTGCTGCCGGATCAGGCGGTGCCGTATCTGGCCCAGCTGAAAAAAGAGCAGGATACCCAGACCACGGCTTTGCTGGCCCTTAAGCACAAGCTGGATATGTCTTCTGCGGCAGCCCGCCAGTTTGAGAAAGGATTGGCGATTGTCACCACCATCGCCGGCACGGTCGAGCGCTCAGGTGCGGCAGACAAAGCGCGTGAGCTGATTGCCCATGCCCGTCAATTGCGTGGTATTGCCGATCGTGGCGAGCAGCTGAAATCTCAGTACCGCGATCTGGAGCGCAGCATGCGTAGCCAGCGCCAGGCACTGGAGATGGCCGAGCAGTATGCCAAACGCTTTGCGATGACCATCGATGGCGAGCTGGCGTTGGCCGAAGAGCAGGCCCGTCATGAGGCCACGCTGGAAAGTCTGGAACAACAGCAGGCAGATTTGGTTGAGCAACGCAGCGAGTTGCGTCGCCAGGAACAGCAGCTGGGCACTCAAATCAGCACCCTGGAAGCTGCCGCGCCGGCCTGGATCGCCGCGTCGGAATCTCTGGACAAGCTGGCCGAGCAGTCCGGGCAAGAGCTGCACGACAGTCAAAGCGTGATGGCGGCCATGCAGCAGACGCTGGATAAAGAGCGTGAGGCATCGACGGCCCGGGATCAGCTGGCCGCGCGTAAAGTGCAGCTGGAGCTGGATATCGAACGTCTTGCGCAGCCGGGCGGCAGCGATGACTCGCGTCTGCGTGCGCTGGCCGACACTTTGGGCGGTTGTCTGCTGTCTGAAATCTATGACGATATCACCATTGATGACGCGCCGTATTTCAGCGCCATGTACGGTCCGGCCCGTCACGCGATTGTGGTTCCGGATCTGAAAGGCATTAAGGAAAAGCTGGTTGATCTGGACGACTGTCCGGACGATTTGTACATCATCGAAGGCGATGCCGATTCGTTTGATGACAGTGGCTTTGATGTGGATGAGCTGGATCAGGCGGTGTGCGTCCATCTTAATGACCGTCAGCTACGTTACTCCCGATTCCCGAAAGTGCCGCTGTTTGGCCGCGCGGCCCGTGAGCAGCGTTTAGAACAGCTGCGCGACGAGCGCGAGCAGGTGGTGGAAGAGCACGCGAAAGCGGCGTTCGATGCCCAGAAACTGCAGCGTCTGTACCAGAGTTTTAACAGCTTTGTGGCCACCCATATGGGCGTGGTTTTCAATGCTGACCCGGAAGCGGCGCTGAAAATTGCCCGCGATCAGCGCAGCCAGATCCAGCGTCAGCTGTCAGAGACGGCCGCGCAGGAGCAGCAGCAGCGTAGTCAGCTTGCTGCTGCCCGTGAAGGCCTGGCGTTGCTGGGTAAACTGAGCCCGCTGGTTAGCCTGCTGGAAGATGACACCCTGGCGGCGCGATTTGAAGAAGTCGAGCAACAGTTGTCGCAACTGGATGAAGCATGCAGTTACCTGGACCGTCACGGTAAGGCAATTGCCGAACTGGAAGGGCTGGTCTCCGCCCTGGATGCCGATCCGGAGCAGTTTGATGCGATGCAGGCCGATTATGAGCAGGCTGACCGCCAGCTTCAGGCGCTGAAGACCAAAATTTTCACCGTGGCCGATTTGGTCGAGCGTCGCCATCATTTCAGTTACGCCGATTCGGTCGAGTTGCTGAACAAGAGCTCGGAGCTCAATGAGCAGCTCAAAGCCAAACTGGTGGCCGCCGAGCGAGAGCGTAACCGCAACCGTGAAGCACTGAAGCAGAGCCGGGCTCAAACCAACCAGTATAACCAGTTGCTGGCCTCGCTGAAAAGTTCGCATCAGGCCAAGCTGGAAACCGTGCAGGAGTTTGAACGCGAGTTACAGGAGCTGGGTGTCCGTGCCGATGTGGAAGCAGAAGAGCGTGCCCGCCTGCGCCGTGATGAGTTGAGCGAGCGTTTGCACAGCTCCCGTAGCCGTCGCAGCCAGCTGGAAAAAGCGATCACTTCCGTCGAGCTGGAAATGAAAGGCCTAGTGAAGCGACTGCGCAAGGTCGGAAAAGAGTATCAGGAAATTCGTAAACTGGTGGTGGCCGCCAAAGCCGGCTGGTGCGCCGTGCTGCGCCTGGCGCGCGAGAGCGATGTTGAACGTCGTCTGCACCGCCGTGAAATGGCGTATATGTCAGCTGACGAGCTGCGTTCGCTGTCGGATAAATCCCTCGGTGCGTTGCGCTTGGCGGTGGCCGATAACGACGATCTGCGCGATGCACTTCGCGCTTCGGAAGATGTCTCCCGGCCAGAGCGCAAGGTTCTGTTCTACATTGCGGTGTACCAGCACCTGCGGGAGCGGATCCGTCATGACATCATCCGCACCGATGATCCGGTCGAAGCGATCGAAGAGATGGAAGTGGAGCTGGCTCGCCTGAGCGATGAGCTGTCTGCCCGCGAGCAGCGTCTGGCGATCAGCTCGGACTCGGTAGCCAACATTATCCGCAAGACCATCCAGCGTGAGCAGAACCGGATCCGGATGCTGAACCAGGGGCTGCAAAACATCGGCTTTGGTCAGGTCAAAGGGGTTCGCCTGAATGTGAAAGTGCGCGATACCCACGAATCCTTGCTCAGTGGTCTGGCAGAGCAGCAGGAGCAGCATCAGGATCTGTTCGGTAACCAGCGGTTGTCGTTCTCTGAAGCCATGGCTAAGCTGTTCCAGCGTCTGAACCCGCATATCGATATGGGTCAGCGCTCGCCTCAGGTGATGGGCGAAGAGCTGCTGGATTATCGTAACTACCTGGAGCTGAGCATTGAGGTTAACCGTGGCACCGATGGTTGGTTACAGGCGGAATCTGGCGCGCTGTCGACCGGTGAGGCGATTGGTACCGGCCAGGCGATCCTGCTGATGGTGGTCCAGAGCTGGGAAGAAGAGTCTCGCCGCTTGCGCGGTAAAGACATTATTCCGTGTCGTTTACTATTCCTGGATGAGGCAGCGCGTCTGGATGCCAAGTCGATTGCTACGCTGTTTGAGTTGTGTGAGCGGTTGGATATGCAGTTGCTGATTGCCGCGCCGGAGAATATCAGTCCGGAGAAAGGAACCACTTATAAGCTGGTGCGGAAGATCTTCAAAGATCGCGAGCATGTACATGTGGTCGGCCTGCGTGGTTTCGGCCAGGAGCCGAAAGTCACGGCATCGCTTCAGGAAGCGCTGACACTGGCACCAGAGCCGGCCTAA
- the mukE gene encoding chromosome partition protein MukE, producing MSSINIEEFMPEKLAKAIANPLFPALDNDLRSGRHIGSEDLDKHALLIEFEQALALFYKRYNAELVRAPEGFFYLRPRSTSLISRSVLSEIDMLVGKVLCFLYLSPERLAQEGIFSNQELFDELMSLADEQKLMKLVTHRASGSDLDREKLFDKVKTSLRRLRRIGMVIPVGENGKFRISEAVFRFGADVRTGDDVREAQLRLIRDGEAVVVHQQEPSQSSLLDMAEDQVVEEQLELATEPAGQEDEA from the coding sequence ATGTCATCGATAAATATTGAAGAATTTATGCCTGAAAAGCTGGCCAAGGCAATTGCAAACCCGCTTTTCCCGGCACTGGATAACGATCTGCGCTCAGGTCGCCACATCGGCAGCGAAGATTTAGATAAGCACGCCCTGCTGATTGAATTCGAGCAGGCGCTGGCCCTGTTTTATAAGCGTTATAACGCCGAACTGGTGCGCGCACCAGAAGGCTTTTTCTATCTGCGCCCGCGTTCGACCTCGCTGATCAGCCGCTCGGTCTTGTCCGAGATCGACATGCTGGTGGGCAAGGTACTGTGTTTCCTTTACCTGAGCCCGGAGCGTCTGGCCCAGGAAGGGATCTTCAGCAACCAGGAGCTGTTTGACGAGCTGATGTCTCTGGCCGATGAGCAGAAGCTGATGAAGTTGGTCACCCACCGGGCCAGCGGTTCGGATCTGGACCGGGAAAAACTGTTCGACAAAGTGAAAACCTCGCTGCGACGCCTGCGCCGGATCGGGATGGTGATCCCGGTCGGTGAAAACGGCAAATTCCGGATCAGCGAAGCGGTGTTCCGTTTCGGTGCCGATGTACGCACCGGCGATGATGTCCGTGAAGCCCAGCTGCGCCTGATCCGTGATGGTGAAGCGGTGGTGGTGCATCAGCAGGAGCCGAGCCAGTCCAGTCTGCTGGATATGGCTGAAGATCAAGTGGTCGAAGAACAACTGGAGCTGGCCACCGAGCCAGCCGGACAGGAGGATGAAGCCTGA
- the cmoM gene encoding tRNA uridine 5-oxyacetic acid(34) methyltransferase CmoM, whose protein sequence is MIKDRNFDDLAQKFAKSIYGTAKGEIRQSVVWQDLEQILTVLDTEQPLHILDAGGGLGQLSQKLAAQGHQVTLCDLSGEMLKLAERDIANNGLLAQYRLVHSPVQAIGEHLDCPADLILFHAVMEWLADPKAALDYLMQQVRPGGVVSVMFYNYNGLLFKNLICGNLTHIEQGMPHRKRFKLQPQQALAPEEVYQWLTDAGWTILGKTGVRTFHDYMQTHMVGDYSLEQVIEMEQKLCRQEPYLSLGRYIHVYAQKPLTDGTSPEQEAYQSNSNKDNG, encoded by the coding sequence GTGATCAAAGATCGAAATTTTGACGACCTGGCGCAAAAATTTGCCAAAAGTATTTATGGCACGGCGAAAGGTGAAATCCGCCAGTCGGTAGTCTGGCAGGATCTTGAGCAGATCCTCACCGTTCTTGACACCGAACAACCGTTGCATATCCTCGATGCCGGCGGCGGGCTGGGTCAGTTGTCACAGAAGCTGGCGGCACAGGGGCACCAGGTCACGTTATGTGATCTTTCTGGTGAAATGCTCAAGCTAGCCGAGCGGGACATTGCCAACAACGGCCTGCTTGCGCAATATCGCCTGGTCCACAGTCCGGTGCAAGCGATTGGCGAGCATCTGGACTGCCCGGCCGACCTGATTCTGTTCCATGCAGTGATGGAATGGTTGGCCGATCCCAAAGCGGCGCTGGACTACTTAATGCAGCAAGTGCGCCCCGGCGGCGTGGTCTCCGTAATGTTCTACAACTATAACGGCCTGCTGTTCAAGAACCTGATCTGTGGCAACCTGACCCACATCGAGCAGGGGATGCCGCATCGCAAGCGGTTTAAGCTTCAGCCCCAGCAGGCGTTGGCGCCGGAAGAGGTATATCAGTGGCTGACGGATGCCGGGTGGACCATTTTGGGGAAAACCGGTGTACGCACCTTCCATGACTATATGCAGACCCATATGGTGGGTGATTACAGCCTGGAACAAGTTATCGAGATGGAGCAGAAGCTCTGTCGACAGGAGCCTTATTTGTCTTTGGGCCGGTACATTCATGTATACGCGCAAAAGCCGTTGACAGACGGTACATCCCCGGAGCAAGAGGCGTATCAAAGTAACAGCAATAAGGACAACGGATGA
- the mukF gene encoding chromosome partition protein MukF, with the protein MSDVSQTVPELVSWVRQHEFALNLPTERLAFLLAIAVLSGDRFDEELGEGELIDAFRIVSEMFEQSQETLAFRANNAINELVRQRLITRFTSELTEGASIYRLSPLALGITDYYARHREYSSLKLSIQLAMVADEITKAVDAAEEGGDEKHWRQEVYAVLKYSVAEIFDRIDLNQRTMDEQQQQVKEDIAALLNQDWRAAITNCESLLNETSSTLRELQDTLQAAGDQLQTQLLTIQEAIQGNPDLDFVDGMIYILQAKLDRIINWGQQAIDLWIGYDRHVHKFIRTAIDMDKNRAFSQRLRQSVKDYFDAPWMLTYADADRLLDMRDEALVLRDDEVTGIVPEEMEFEALDRVSDQLAEQVAAMLQAHKKTGAAINLSMLLKDYLAQHPQAQHFDMARLVIDQAVRLGYSESDFNAIQPDWEAINDYGAKVQANVIDKY; encoded by the coding sequence ATGAGTGATGTATCCCAGACCGTTCCGGAGTTGGTCAGTTGGGTTCGGCAGCATGAGTTTGCCCTGAACCTGCCAACCGAGCGGCTGGCGTTCTTGTTGGCGATTGCTGTCTTGAGCGGCGATCGCTTTGATGAAGAATTAGGGGAAGGGGAGCTGATCGATGCGTTTCGCATTGTCAGCGAGATGTTCGAGCAATCCCAGGAGACCCTGGCCTTTCGTGCCAACAACGCCATCAATGAATTGGTTCGGCAACGGTTGATCACCCGGTTTACCAGTGAACTGACCGAGGGCGCCAGTATTTACCGCCTCAGCCCGTTGGCGCTGGGGATCACGGACTATTATGCTCGCCATCGTGAATATTCATCCCTCAAGCTGTCGATCCAGCTGGCGATGGTGGCCGATGAGATCACCAAAGCGGTCGATGCCGCCGAAGAAGGCGGTGACGAGAAGCACTGGCGCCAGGAAGTTTACGCGGTGCTGAAGTATTCGGTAGCGGAAATCTTCGATCGGATCGATCTCAACCAGCGCACCATGGACGAGCAGCAGCAGCAGGTCAAAGAAGATATCGCAGCGCTGCTGAATCAGGACTGGCGGGCGGCGATCACCAACTGTGAAAGCCTGCTCAATGAAACCTCCAGCACCCTGCGTGAGCTGCAAGATACCCTGCAGGCCGCCGGTGATCAGCTGCAAACCCAGCTGCTGACGATTCAGGAAGCGATCCAGGGCAACCCGGATCTGGATTTCGTTGATGGGATGATCTACATCCTCCAGGCCAAGCTGGACCGGATTATCAACTGGGGCCAGCAGGCAATTGATCTGTGGATCGGCTATGACCGCCACGTCCACAAGTTCATCCGGACGGCCATTGATATGGACAAGAACCGTGCCTTCAGCCAGCGCCTGCGCCAATCGGTGAAAGATTACTTCGACGCGCCGTGGATGCTGACCTATGCCGATGCTGATCGCCTGCTGGATATGCGGGACGAAGCCCTGGTGCTGCGGGACGACGAAGTCACCGGTATCGTGCCGGAAGAGATGGAATTTGAAGCACTGGATCGGGTCAGCGATCAGCTGGCCGAGCAGGTTGCAGCCATGTTGCAGGCCCATAAAAAAACCGGGGCTGCCATTAACCTCAGTATGCTCCTGAAAGATTATTTGGCTCAGCATCCCCAGGCACAGCATTTTGATATGGCACGCCTGGTGATCGATCAGGCGGTCCGGCTCGGTTACTCCGAGTCCGACTTCAACGCCATCCAGCCGGACTGGGAAGCCATCAACGACTACGGAGCCAAGGTACAAGCGAATGTCATCGATAAATATTGA